The following coding sequences are from one Nicotiana tabacum cultivar K326 chromosome 1, ASM71507v2, whole genome shotgun sequence window:
- the LOC107788650 gene encoding protein DNA-DAMAGE INDUCIBLE 1 yields MKITVMTTDEQIVTLDVDRDESVENLKALLEVETQVPLQQQQLLYNGREMRNSDKLSALGVGDGDLVMMVSSATSLSSAPANDLSFKQDGSAVNPSAFQQHLRNDSNLMAQLFQNDPELAQAVLGNDLNKLQDLLRLRHQHKSELRRRQEEEMALLYADPFDVEAQRKIEEAIRQKGIEENWAAALEYNPEAFARVVMLYVDMEVNGHPLKAFVDSGAQSTIISKSCAERCGLLRLLDTRYKGIAHGVGQSEILGRIHVAPIKIGQIFYPCSFVVLDSPNMEFLFGLDMLRKHQCMIDLKENVLRVGGGEVAVPFLHEKDIPGHFLDDERFAKEASSSGTQATSGAKETTGPAKGGPSGSAPGNSTQGTEFEAKVAKLVELGFGRDAVIQALKFFDGNEEQAAGYLFGG; encoded by the exons ATGAAGATCACTGTAATGACAACTGACGAACAAATCGTCACTCTCGATGTCGATCGTGATGAATCT GTAGAGAACCTGAAAGCTCTACTGGAAGTTGAG ACACAAGTGCCTCTTCAGCAGCAGCAGCTTTTGTACAATGGGAGGGAAATGAGGAATTCTGACAAACTGAGCGCTCTTGGCGTTGGTGATGGAGATTTGGTGATGATGGTATCTAGTGCAACATCCTTGTCTAG TGCACCTGCAAATGACTTGAGCTTCAAGCAAGATGGATCTGCTGTAAATCCTTCAGCTTTCCAACAACACTTGAGAAATGATTCCAATTTGATGGCCCAGCTTTTTCAG AATGATCCTGAGTTAGCACAAGCTGTCCTCGGTAATGACCTAAATAAGCTGCAAGACCTTCTGCGTCTGCGTCATCAGCACAAATCAGAGCTACGGCGTCGTCAAGAAGAGGAGATG GCACTGCTTTATGCTGATCCATTCGATGTCGAGGCACAAAGGAAAATAGAAGAAGCAATTCGCCAG aaaggaattgaagaaaactgGGCAGCAGCATTGGAATACAATCCTGAAGCTTTTGCAAGGGTG GTTATGTTATATGTTGACATGGAAGTAAATGGTCATCCTCTAAAG GCTTTTGTGGATAGTGGAGCTCAGTCAACAATTATATCTAAAAGCTGTGCAGAACGTTGTGG ATTGTTGAGGCTATTAGATACACGCTATAAGGGCATTGCTCATGGAGTTGGTCAATCAGAGATACTAGGTCGTATTCATGTTGCTCCAATCAAG ATTGGGCAAATATTTTACCCTTGTTCTTTCGTGGTACTGGATTCTCCCAATATGGAATTTCTCTTTGGACTTGACATGCTTCGCAAACACCAG TGCATGATTGATCTGAAGGAGAATGTTCTGAGAGTTGGTGGAGGGGAGGTTGCTGTACCATTTCTACATG AGAAGGACATTCCTGGTCATTTTCTTGATGACGAGAGGTTCGCCAAGGAGGCTTCGAGCTCAGGAACCCAG GCAACATCTGGAGCAAAGGAGACGACTGGTCCTGCAAAAGGAGGTCCTTCCG GAAGCGCCCCTGGGAATTCGACACAG GGAACTGAATTTGAAGCCAAAGTTGCAAAGCTTGTTGAATTAGGGTTTGGAAGGGATGCAGTAATACAAGCTCTGAAGTTTTTCGATGGCAATGAAGAACAAGCCGCCGGATATCTATTTGGGGGTTGA
- the LOC107788651 gene encoding uridine kinase-like protein 3 isoform X2 — MGSKAVEDLIQASSGVHYSGFHLEEPHTSEVEQPTTSIDESVKQPFVIGVAGGAAAGKTTVCDLIIDQLHDQRVVLVNQDSFYHNLTPEELTKVHEYNFDHPDAFDTELLLRVMEKLKHGQAVDIPKYDFKSYKNDVFPLRRVNPSDVIILEGILIFHDPRVRDLMSMKIFVDTDADVRLARRIRRDTAEKGRDIATVLDQYSKFVKSAFDDFILPTKKYADIIIPRGGDNHVAIDLIVQHIRTKLGQHDLCKIYPNLYVIQSTFQVVEHGLGHLPFTEKQVITPTGSVYSGVDFCKRLCGVSVIRSGESMENALRACCKGIKIGKILIHREGDNGQQLIYEKLPEDIAERHVLLLDPILGTGNSAVQAISLLLKKGVPESNILFLNLISAPQGVHVVCKRFPRIKIVTSEIENGLNDDFRVIPGMGEFGDRYFGTDND; from the exons ATGGGCTCAAaagcagttgaagatttgatACAGGCATCATCAGGAGTTCATTATTCTGGATTCCATTTAGAAGAACCACATACTTCAGAAGTTGAGCAACCAACAACTTCTATTGATGAAAGTGTTAAGCAACCCTTTGTCATTG GAGTTGCTGGAGGTGCTGCAGCGGGCAAGACAACAGTTTGTGATTTGATTATTGATCAGCTTCACGATCAGCGTGTTGTCCTAGTTAACCAG GATTCTTTTTATCACAATTTGACACCAGAAGAACTCACAAAAGTTCATGAGTACAACTTCGACCATCCTG ATGCATTTGACACTGAGTTATTGTTGCGTGTGATGGAGAAATTGAAGCATGGGCAAGCTGtagatattccaaaatatgatttTAAGAGTTACAAAAATGACGTATTCCCCCTTCGAAGG GTCAATCCTTCGGATGTTATAATTTTGGAAGGTATACTCATATTTCATGATCCTCGTGTCCGAGATCTGATGAGTATGAAGATATTTGTAGATACAG ATGCTGATGTACGGCTTGCAAGGAGAATAAGACGTGATACTGCTGAAAAGGGTAGAGATATCGCTACAGTACTTGATCAG TACTCCAAGTTTGTCAAATCGGCTTTTGATGACTTCATTCTTCCAACAAAGAAGTATGCTGACATAATAATTCCCCGGGGTGGAGACAATCATGTTGCTATCGATTTGATTGTGCAACATATCAGGACGAAACTTGGTCAACATGATCTTTGTAAAATATATCCTAACTTATACGTTATTCAATCTACTTTCCAG GTTGTTGAACATGGACTAGGCCATCTGCCGTTTACAGAAAAACAGGTGATCACTCCAACTG GATCTGTATACAGCGGTGTAGATTTTTGCAAGAGGTTATGTGGTGTCTCTGTAATTAGAAG TGGAGAGAGTATGGAGAATGCGTTGCGTGCATGCTGTAAGGGTATCAAGATAGGCAAGATTCTTATCCACAGAGAGGGTGACAATGGTCAGCAG CTGATCTATGAAAAACTACCAGAAGATATTGCAGAAAGGCATGTCCTTTTGCTGGATCCTATCCTTGGCACAG GGAATTCAGCAGTTCAAGCTATTTCTTTACTGCTAAAGAAGGGAGTCCCCGAGTCCAACATTTTATTCCTCAATCTTATTTCT GCACCCCAAGGAGTACATGTGGTTTGTAAGCGTTTTCCAAGAATAAAGATCGTGACATCTGAGATAGAAAATGGTTTGAACGATGATTTTCGTGTTATTCCTGGAATGGGCGAGTTTGGTGACAGGTATTTTGGCACAGACAATGACTAA
- the LOC107788651 gene encoding uridine kinase-like protein 4 isoform X1 has protein sequence MGSKAVEDLIQASSGVHYSGFHLEEPHTSEVEQPTTSIDESVKQPFVIGVAGGAAAGKTTVCDLIIDQLHDQRVVLVNQDSFYHNLTPEELTKVHEYNFDHPDAFDTELLLRVMEKLKHGQAVDIPKYDFKSYKNDVFPLRRVNPSDVIILEGILIFHDPRVRDLMSMKIFVDTDADVRLARRIRRDTAEKGRDIATVLDQYSKFVKSAFDDFILPTKKYADIIIPRGGDNHVAIDLIVQHIRTKLGQHDLCKIYPNLYVIQSTFQIRGMHTLIRDAQTTKHDFVFYADRLIRLVVEHGLGHLPFTEKQVITPTGSVYSGVDFCKRLCGVSVIRSGESMENALRACCKGIKIGKILIHREGDNGQQLIYEKLPEDIAERHVLLLDPILGTGNSAVQAISLLLKKGVPESNILFLNLISAPQGVHVVCKRFPRIKIVTSEIENGLNDDFRVIPGMGEFGDRYFGTDND, from the exons ATGGGCTCAAaagcagttgaagatttgatACAGGCATCATCAGGAGTTCATTATTCTGGATTCCATTTAGAAGAACCACATACTTCAGAAGTTGAGCAACCAACAACTTCTATTGATGAAAGTGTTAAGCAACCCTTTGTCATTG GAGTTGCTGGAGGTGCTGCAGCGGGCAAGACAACAGTTTGTGATTTGATTATTGATCAGCTTCACGATCAGCGTGTTGTCCTAGTTAACCAG GATTCTTTTTATCACAATTTGACACCAGAAGAACTCACAAAAGTTCATGAGTACAACTTCGACCATCCTG ATGCATTTGACACTGAGTTATTGTTGCGTGTGATGGAGAAATTGAAGCATGGGCAAGCTGtagatattccaaaatatgatttTAAGAGTTACAAAAATGACGTATTCCCCCTTCGAAGG GTCAATCCTTCGGATGTTATAATTTTGGAAGGTATACTCATATTTCATGATCCTCGTGTCCGAGATCTGATGAGTATGAAGATATTTGTAGATACAG ATGCTGATGTACGGCTTGCAAGGAGAATAAGACGTGATACTGCTGAAAAGGGTAGAGATATCGCTACAGTACTTGATCAG TACTCCAAGTTTGTCAAATCGGCTTTTGATGACTTCATTCTTCCAACAAAGAAGTATGCTGACATAATAATTCCCCGGGGTGGAGACAATCATGTTGCTATCGATTTGATTGTGCAACATATCAGGACGAAACTTGGTCAACATGATCTTTGTAAAATATATCCTAACTTATACGTTATTCAATCTACTTTCCAG ATACGTGGCATGCATACACTTATCCGTGATGCACAGACGACAAAGCATGATTTTGTGTTCTATGCTGATAGATTGATTCGAttg GTTGTTGAACATGGACTAGGCCATCTGCCGTTTACAGAAAAACAGGTGATCACTCCAACTG GATCTGTATACAGCGGTGTAGATTTTTGCAAGAGGTTATGTGGTGTCTCTGTAATTAGAAG TGGAGAGAGTATGGAGAATGCGTTGCGTGCATGCTGTAAGGGTATCAAGATAGGCAAGATTCTTATCCACAGAGAGGGTGACAATGGTCAGCAG CTGATCTATGAAAAACTACCAGAAGATATTGCAGAAAGGCATGTCCTTTTGCTGGATCCTATCCTTGGCACAG GGAATTCAGCAGTTCAAGCTATTTCTTTACTGCTAAAGAAGGGAGTCCCCGAGTCCAACATTTTATTCCTCAATCTTATTTCT GCACCCCAAGGAGTACATGTGGTTTGTAAGCGTTTTCCAAGAATAAAGATCGTGACATCTGAGATAGAAAATGGTTTGAACGATGATTTTCGTGTTATTCCTGGAATGGGCGAGTTTGGTGACAGGTATTTTGGCACAGACAATGACTAA
- the LOC107788652 gene encoding peptidyl-prolyl cis-trans isomerase FKBP16-1, chloroplastic isoform X1 produces the protein MWKKSSPPLSCSIGNLQSTMEAPQFQASLQFRRFLASQSPWGGKRLDRVGYGGSKNGFRDSDHCKIAAPKASDQRMPSLNVKKLLRRSVLQLVGLSPIFISIRPVLSAPVQEMKEPDVIRTLKLASGVRIQDVVEGEGPEAHEGDIVEINYVCRRSNGYFVHSTVDQFSGESAPVILPLDDTQIIEGLKEVLIGMKPGGKRRALIPPSVGYINENLKPVPEEFGPRRSLMSHVKEPLIFEVQLLKVL, from the exons ATGTGGAAAAAAAGTTCCCCACCACTTAGCTGCTCCATTGGTAACCTTCAATCGACAATGGAAGCTCCTCAATTTCAAGCCAGTCTCCAATTCAGACGTTTCTTGGCGTCCCAAAGCCCATG GGGTGGCAAACGGCTGGATCGGGTCGGATACGGCGGGTCGAAAAACGG TTTTAGAGACTCTGATCATTGTAAGATTGCTGCACCTAAAGCCTCAGATCAAAGAATGCCATCTCTAAATGTCAAAAAGTTGCTAAGAAGGTCAGTTCTGCAACTTGTTGGATTGAGTCCCATCTTCATTAGTATTCGTCCTGTCTTATCTGCTCCAGTTCAGGAGATGAAAGAACCTGATGTTATCCG GACTCTAAAGCTTGCTAGTGGAGTGAGAATACAAG ATGTTGTTGAAGGGGAAGGACCAGAGGCTCATGAAGGAGATATCGTCGAAATTAATTATGTCTGCCGACGATCAAATGGATATTTTGTCCACAG TACGGTGGACCAATTCAGCGGAGAAAGTGCCCCTGTCATACTTCCTCTGGATGATACACAG ATAATTGAAGGTCTGAAGGAAGTCTTGATTGGAATGAAGCCTGGAG GAAAAAGAAGAGCGCTGATACCGCCTTCGGTAGGATACATCAATGAAAACTTAAAACCAGTACCTGAAGAG TTTGGGCCAAGGCGTAGCCTTATGTCTCATGTGAAGGAGCCTCTAATTTTTGAAGTGCAGCTGTTGAAAGTTTTATGA
- the LOC107788652 gene encoding peptidyl-prolyl cis-trans isomerase FKBP16-1, chloroplastic isoform X3 has translation MCRGGKRLDRVGYGGSKNGFRDSDHCKIAAPKASDQRMPSLNVKKLLRRSVLQLVGLSPIFISIRPVLSAPVQEMKEPDVIRTLKLASGVRIQDVVEGEGPEAHEGDIVEINYVCRRSNGYFVHSTVDQFSGESAPVILPLDDTQIIEGLKEVLIGMKPGGKRRALIPPSVGYINENLKPVPEEFGPRRSLMSHVKEPLIFEVQLLKVL, from the exons ATG TGCAGGGGTGGCAAACGGCTGGATCGGGTCGGATACGGCGGGTCGAAAAACGG TTTTAGAGACTCTGATCATTGTAAGATTGCTGCACCTAAAGCCTCAGATCAAAGAATGCCATCTCTAAATGTCAAAAAGTTGCTAAGAAGGTCAGTTCTGCAACTTGTTGGATTGAGTCCCATCTTCATTAGTATTCGTCCTGTCTTATCTGCTCCAGTTCAGGAGATGAAAGAACCTGATGTTATCCG GACTCTAAAGCTTGCTAGTGGAGTGAGAATACAAG ATGTTGTTGAAGGGGAAGGACCAGAGGCTCATGAAGGAGATATCGTCGAAATTAATTATGTCTGCCGACGATCAAATGGATATTTTGTCCACAG TACGGTGGACCAATTCAGCGGAGAAAGTGCCCCTGTCATACTTCCTCTGGATGATACACAG ATAATTGAAGGTCTGAAGGAAGTCTTGATTGGAATGAAGCCTGGAG GAAAAAGAAGAGCGCTGATACCGCCTTCGGTAGGATACATCAATGAAAACTTAAAACCAGTACCTGAAGAG TTTGGGCCAAGGCGTAGCCTTATGTCTCATGTGAAGGAGCCTCTAATTTTTGAAGTGCAGCTGTTGAAAGTTTTATGA
- the LOC107788652 gene encoding peptidyl-prolyl cis-trans isomerase FKBP16-1, chloroplastic isoform X2 has product MWKKSSPPLSCSIGNLQSTMEAPQFQASLQFRRFLASQSPCFRDSDHCKIAAPKASDQRMPSLNVKKLLRRSVLQLVGLSPIFISIRPVLSAPVQEMKEPDVIRTLKLASGVRIQDVVEGEGPEAHEGDIVEINYVCRRSNGYFVHSTVDQFSGESAPVILPLDDTQIIEGLKEVLIGMKPGGKRRALIPPSVGYINENLKPVPEEFGPRRSLMSHVKEPLIFEVQLLKVL; this is encoded by the exons ATGTGGAAAAAAAGTTCCCCACCACTTAGCTGCTCCATTGGTAACCTTCAATCGACAATGGAAGCTCCTCAATTTCAAGCCAGTCTCCAATTCAGACGTTTCTTGGCGTCCCAAAGCCCATG TTTTAGAGACTCTGATCATTGTAAGATTGCTGCACCTAAAGCCTCAGATCAAAGAATGCCATCTCTAAATGTCAAAAAGTTGCTAAGAAGGTCAGTTCTGCAACTTGTTGGATTGAGTCCCATCTTCATTAGTATTCGTCCTGTCTTATCTGCTCCAGTTCAGGAGATGAAAGAACCTGATGTTATCCG GACTCTAAAGCTTGCTAGTGGAGTGAGAATACAAG ATGTTGTTGAAGGGGAAGGACCAGAGGCTCATGAAGGAGATATCGTCGAAATTAATTATGTCTGCCGACGATCAAATGGATATTTTGTCCACAG TACGGTGGACCAATTCAGCGGAGAAAGTGCCCCTGTCATACTTCCTCTGGATGATACACAG ATAATTGAAGGTCTGAAGGAAGTCTTGATTGGAATGAAGCCTGGAG GAAAAAGAAGAGCGCTGATACCGCCTTCGGTAGGATACATCAATGAAAACTTAAAACCAGTACCTGAAGAG TTTGGGCCAAGGCGTAGCCTTATGTCTCATGTGAAGGAGCCTCTAATTTTTGAAGTGCAGCTGTTGAAAGTTTTATGA